The Mangrovibacterium diazotrophicum DNA window AAGTTTTTGACGAAATCTTTCACTACGCTGTCAATCGCAACATCAACTACAGCCGCGACATGCTAATTGAAAAAATCAGGGAAGTCAATTTAAAGGAAGATATCCTTGCCAAAAACACAATTGACATTTCCGGTGGTGAACGGCAGCGTTTGGGCTGGATTTTAGTGATGCTGCTTAACCGCCCGGTTCTTCTGCTCGACGAACCAACCTCCGCGCTGGATGAAGCGATGAAAAACTATTTCGTCGATTACATCAAGCAAACGAAGAAGACAGTCATCTGCTCCAGCCACGACAAGGAATGGCACACCGAGCCTATGCGAATTATTACAAACCTAAGATCATGAATACACCACACATCAGCATATTGGGTGCCGCTGCGGGATTGCTGTTAATCCTTCCTGCCGTATTACTGGTGTGGAAACTCAAATTAGGCTTCAACCGGCAACTGATTACCGGAGCCGGCCGCATGGTCATTCAGCTCTCGTTCGTTGGCCTTTACCTCATTTATATTTTCAAACTCGACAGCATCCTCATCAACATTGCCTACCTCGGCATGATGGTGTTCTTCGCCGCTTTATCGGGCATCAAAAACTCGTCGCTTAGGTTGAAACGTTTTTTACTACAGACTTTCCTGGCAATGCTGTTTCCGACCTTTTTCACCTTATTCTATTTCAACTTGCTTGTTGTTCAGATCCCGAATGTTTTTCGGGCGGACATCATGATCCCCATTGGTGGAATGATGCTCGGCAATATCCTGAAGTCGAACATCGTCGCCTTGAAAACCTTTTTCACGCTCGTCAAGCGCGAAGAGAAAGTTTACCTGTACCTACTGGCGACAGGGGCAACCCGCAACGAAGCATTGCGCCCGTTTTTTAAAGAAGCCGTTAGGACAGCCATGGCACCCAACTTAGCTATGATGGCCACCGCGGGCCTGGTGTCACTCCCCGGCATGATGACCGGGCAGATTATTGGTGGCTCCGACCCGGCATTGGCGGTCAAGTACCAGATTATGCTGATGATCATGATCTTCTTCACCGGCCTGGTCAGTATTCTTATTCAGTTGTATTTTGCCGTCAAACAAGGCTTCGACAGCAACGACCGTTTTGATAAAAGTGTACTTCGCCCCTGAGCCACTCACCTTATAAAATATTAACAAAAGAAGTGTCCTATTCAAACAACCATCGCCTGTCCGCAGCGTTCTTCTTCTAGCAAATTGAAAAAACAGAAAATATGAATTGGAGAAGACTCTCGAGTTTTGTGATCGCAATTCTCATCCTCACGAGCGCATCGTTTGCACAAAGCGATAAACTGAAAGAACTGGACATCAACCTGGAAAATTACAAATATCCGTACCCGGTTCACTTCATCACCCTGAACGACCAACAACAATCGTTGAAGATGGCGTACATGGACGTACAGCCAAGTCACCCGAACGGCAAAGTCGTGATGCTTTTACATGGAAAAAACTTTAACGGCGCTTACTGGGGTGAAACAGCAGCCAGACTATCGAAAGAAGGTTTTCGGGTCATTATCCCTGACCAGATTGGATTTGGAAAGTCGACAAAACCCGAGCACTATCAATACACTTTCCAACAGTTAGCCTTGAATACAAAAGCGATCCTAGACACCCTGGGAATCGAAAAGACCAGTGTATTGGGACATTCCATGGGTGGAATGGTTGCTACCCGTTTTGTGCTGATGTTTCCGGATCGAACAGACAAGTTCATCCTGGAAAACCCGATTGGGTTGGAAGACTGGAAGCTGAAAGTTCCATACAAAACTATTGACTGGTGGTACCAAAGCGAACTAAAGAAATCGTACGAAGGCGTCAAGAAGTACCAGCTGGATAGTTATTACGACAACAAATGGAAACCGGAGTACGACGAATGGGTGAACCTGCTTGCAGGTTGGACGCTGAATAAGGACTATCCCTTGATTGCCTGGAATGCTGCTCTGACTTACGATATGATTTTTACCCAGCCGGTATGTTACGAGTTTAAAAATGTGACAGCGCCTACTTTGCTTATCATCGGACAGCGCGACCGCACGGCATTGGGGAAACCGCTGGTAAGTACTGAAGTTCGGGCTACGATGGGCAACTATCCCGAACTGGGACGTAAAACGCAAAAGGAAATTAAGGGAAGCCAATTGGTCGAAATCGACAACATTGGTCACCTCCCGCATATCGAAGCCTTTGATCAGTTTATTGAACCGCTGGTGAAGTTCTTAAAAGAATAGATTTTAGTTAGTGAGGGCATGACTTCGAGTCATCCCCTCACTATCTCCGCAATCCCTTTAATCCTCCAAAAATTTAGCCGGTAACTCTTTGCTGGCTTTCGCTCCAAGTTCGCGTAATTTTTCGGCCGAGCGAATCAGGTTTCCGCGACCATCGTACAACTTGTTCATCGCCAAATCATAGTTCTTCCGGGTCTGGTCCAGGTTATTGCCAATCTTTTCCAGGTCGGCAATAAAGCTCACAAACTTATCGTACAAAGCTCCACCTTGACGCGCAATTTCGATGGCGTTGCGGGTCTGGTTTTCCTGTTGCCAAATGGACGC harbors:
- a CDS encoding ABC transporter ATP-binding protein, giving the protein MIRFKNVSLTLGNKQLLEQFNLNIAKGDKVVISAPSGAGKSTLLKLLLGFFEPDEGRILFNQKELRPENMRLIRSQIGYLSQDIDLPNGKVEEVFDEIFHYAVNRNINYSRDMLIEKIREVNLKEDILAKNTIDISGGERQRLGWILVMLLNRPVLLLDEPTSALDEAMKNYFVDYIKQTKKTVICSSHDKEWHTEPMRIITNLRS
- a CDS encoding ABC transporter permease, with protein sequence MNTPHISILGAAAGLLLILPAVLLVWKLKLGFNRQLITGAGRMVIQLSFVGLYLIYIFKLDSILINIAYLGMMVFFAALSGIKNSSLRLKRFLLQTFLAMLFPTFFTLFYFNLLVVQIPNVFRADIMIPIGGMMLGNILKSNIVALKTFFTLVKREEKVYLYLLATGATRNEALRPFFKEAVRTAMAPNLAMMATAGLVSLPGMMTGQIIGGSDPALAVKYQIMLMIMIFFTGLVSILIQLYFAVKQGFDSNDRFDKSVLRP
- a CDS encoding alpha/beta fold hydrolase — translated: MNWRRLSSFVIAILILTSASFAQSDKLKELDINLENYKYPYPVHFITLNDQQQSLKMAYMDVQPSHPNGKVVMLLHGKNFNGAYWGETAARLSKEGFRVIIPDQIGFGKSTKPEHYQYTFQQLALNTKAILDTLGIEKTSVLGHSMGGMVATRFVLMFPDRTDKFILENPIGLEDWKLKVPYKTIDWWYQSELKKSYEGVKKYQLDSYYDNKWKPEYDEWVNLLAGWTLNKDYPLIAWNAALTYDMIFTQPVCYEFKNVTAPTLLIIGQRDRTALGKPLVSTEVRATMGNYPELGRKTQKEIKGSQLVEIDNIGHLPHIEAFDQFIEPLVKFLKE